A single region of the uncultured Fibrobacter sp. genome encodes:
- the rhuM gene encoding RhuM family protein has translation MPNENEILPLQSDFEQIKRTDADGRIFWSARELSSAMGYSTYQKFCRILDKSMASAQAKGLNLADHFNRVVEMVKLGSGAFREVENVHLSREACLLVAENADRKKPQVQIALTYFSQGEKALPTVASADFSSILLYKTAQGESRIEVIFNSDTFWMPQKRMAELYGVEVNTINYHLKEIYASGELTESATIRKIGIVQNEGEREVTRPQMLYNLDAIIAVGYRVNSYQATQFRIWATTVLKEMIVKGFVLDDERLKQGTHFGKDYFDDLLERIREIRASERRYYQKITDIYAECSTDYDPKAETTQQFFKIVQNMMHWAVTHQTAAEIIYSRADAESPHMGLTTWKKAPDGRVQRSDTVIAKNYLSDKEVSALNRISTAFLDLAESQAERHIIMSMNDWRQQLEEFLGLYKYDILQNAGTVSAEDAKQKAFAEYDKFKLVQDREFLSDFDKVVKKLEIEKSR, from the coding sequence ATGCCGAACGAAAACGAGATTTTGCCGCTACAGTCCGATTTTGAGCAAATCAAAAGGACCGACGCCGACGGGCGCATTTTCTGGAGCGCGAGGGAACTATCTTCCGCTATGGGCTATAGCACCTACCAGAAATTCTGCCGTATTTTGGATAAATCAATGGCGTCGGCACAGGCGAAAGGCCTGAATTTGGCAGACCATTTTAACCGAGTGGTTGAAATGGTCAAGCTCGGATCAGGGGCATTCCGCGAGGTTGAAAATGTCCATCTTTCACGCGAAGCATGTCTTTTAGTCGCTGAAAATGCCGACCGCAAAAAGCCTCAAGTGCAAATAGCCCTTACATATTTTTCTCAAGGCGAAAAAGCCCTTCCAACCGTCGCAAGCGCCGATTTTTCAAGCATTCTGCTGTACAAGACGGCCCAAGGGGAATCTCGCATCGAGGTTATTTTCAACAGCGACACGTTCTGGATGCCTCAAAAGCGTATGGCGGAATTGTACGGGGTGGAAGTCAACACGATAAACTACCATCTCAAGGAAATTTATGCTAGCGGAGAGCTCACGGAATCGGCAACTATTCGAAAAATTGGAATAGTTCAAAACGAAGGTGAACGAGAGGTAACCCGCCCGCAAATGCTGTATAATCTCGACGCCATTATCGCCGTCGGCTACCGAGTGAACAGTTACCAGGCGACCCAGTTCCGCATCTGGGCGACTACGGTACTGAAAGAAATGATTGTAAAGGGGTTCGTGCTGGACGACGAGCGCCTCAAGCAGGGGACGCACTTTGGCAAGGACTACTTCGACGACTTGCTAGAACGGATTCGGGAAATCCGCGCGTCAGAACGCAGGTACTACCAGAAAATCACCGACATCTATGCGGAATGCAGCACCGACTACGACCCCAAAGCCGAAACGACGCAGCAGTTCTTCAAGATTGTCCAAAACATGATGCACTGGGCGGTCACGCACCAGACCGCAGCCGAAATCATCTACTCCAGGGCCGATGCAGAAAGTCCGCACATGGGTTTAACTACGTGGAAAAAGGCGCCCGACGGTCGCGTGCAAAGGTCCGATACGGTTATCGCGAAGAACTATCTTTCCGACAAGGAAGTCTCTGCGCTGAACCGAATTTCGACCGCATTCCTAGACCTAGCCGAAAGCCAGGCAGAACGCCACATCATCATGAGCATGAACGATTGGCGACAGCAACTTGAGGAATTCCTCGGGCTCTACAAGTACGACATTCTCCAGAACGCCGGAACCGTATCCGCAGAAGACGCAAAGCAAAAAGCCTTTGCGGAATATGACAAGTTCAAACTTGTTCAGGACCGCGAATTTCTTTCTGATTTCGACAAAGTGGTCAAGAAACTTGAAATAGAAAAATCTCGATAA
- a CDS encoding fibrobacter succinogenes major paralogous domain-containing protein — protein sequence MKNTFAKMFTVCALAGVLGFALSACDDSSSAGGDDGETSALSSSAKVTEPAEVTDGSSDSREASNDAQSSGNEKSSSSVTPKSAKSSSSSGEPKSSSSSDMAETASSSSDGSIYDASANILTDLRDGRNYKTTTIAPVGTNYSEVWMAENLNYRTENSFCYRDKFENCDKYGRLYLWSAAVGKTLEECGYGHKCDLGADFVRGACPKGWHLPSKSEWENLIVAVDDSITEYTSDNKAGRMLKSTTDWTFNGNGDDSYSFSALPAGKRDISTYFYNGYYGEESEYAHFWSSTVRNDNWAYQMSLFYYRHDNATLNDSSKDMGYSVRCVKDSE from the coding sequence ATGAAAAATACATTCGCGAAAATGTTTACGGTCTGTGCCCTTGCGGGGGTGCTCGGGTTCGCCCTTTCCGCTTGCGATGACTCTTCATCGGCGGGTGGTGATGACGGCGAAACAAGTGCCCTGAGCAGCAGTGCCAAGGTCACTGAGCCAGCCGAAGTGACCGACGGGTCCAGCGACAGTCGCGAGGCATCCAATGATGCTCAATCTAGCGGCAATGAAAAATCAAGTTCTTCTGTCACTCCGAAGAGTGCAAAAAGTTCTTCATCGAGTGGGGAGCCAAAATCTTCATCAAGTTCCGATATGGCCGAAACAGCATCTTCCAGCAGCGATGGCAGTATCTACGACGCGTCTGCTAACATATTGACCGACCTACGCGATGGTCGAAACTACAAGACAACCACGATTGCCCCTGTCGGAACGAATTATTCGGAAGTGTGGATGGCGGAGAATTTAAATTATAGGACAGAGAACAGTTTTTGTTATAGAGATAAATTCGAAAATTGTGATAAATATGGCCGCTTGTACCTGTGGAGTGCTGCGGTCGGAAAGACCTTGGAAGAATGCGGATACGGACACAAATGTGATCTTGGTGCAGACTTTGTTCGTGGAGCCTGTCCAAAGGGATGGCATTTACCCAGCAAGTCAGAATGGGAAAACTTGATTGTAGCCGTGGATGACTCCATTACGGAATATACCTCTGACAATAAGGCTGGAAGAATGCTCAAGTCTACTACGGATTGGACTTTTAACGGGAATGGGGATGATTCCTATTCTTTTTCAGCGCTTCCTGCGGGCAAAAGGGATATCTCCACTTATTTCTATAATGGATATTATGGTGAGGAATCCGAGTATGCGCACTTTTGGAGCTCTACAGTCAGAAATGATAACTGGGCATATCAAATGTCATTATTCTACTATCGTCACGATAATGCGACATTGAATGACAGTAGTAAAGACATGGGCTACTCCGTCCGTTGTGTGAAGGACTCTGAGTAA
- a CDS encoding fibrobacter succinogenes major paralogous domain-containing protein yields MKCVKGLGFLWVAVLAAFFALSACDDLSSSAGGEGGSGSTRGGIPDTIETFMELSDYDCGKSQKCVATYLTEYHDMAVCDGNNGWVIGTLIEKMDCDFSSSSDKSSDSKSNDPAEVTDDSSDSKGNPSSAGTSTKSSNSSSSSVTPSDVEGSSKTAWDYLNPDINYGEFTDERDGQVYKTVKIGDQIWMAQNLNYAYTGVKFRSKENTSDSTSWCYENKVSNCDKYGRLYTWSAVMDSAAQFIENARTTCGYSNLTEGSLGSRCNPNSPHRGICPEGWHVPTEQEFSTLHTYIGGSNTGGLLLKSTSGWYSGGNGTDKYGFSELSAGFRYHNGYFYDEGFNASLWTATNFGSGEAMCQGVNWALEGLGVGYGANNKREGYSVRCVKDSE; encoded by the coding sequence ATGAAGTGTGTCAAGGGTCTTGGTTTCTTGTGGGTGGCGGTGCTCGCGGCATTCTTCGCCCTTTCCGCTTGTGACGATTTGTCGTCGTCGGCGGGTGGTGAGGGCGGTAGCGGCAGCACTCGTGGTGGAATTCCTGACACCATCGAGACTTTCATGGAACTGTCGGACTACGACTGCGGCAAGAGTCAGAAGTGTGTCGCCACCTACCTGACGGAATACCATGACATGGCTGTGTGCGATGGTAACAATGGCTGGGTCATCGGGACTCTCATTGAGAAGATGGACTGCGATTTCTCTTCATCGAGTGACAAGTCGAGCGATAGCAAGTCCAACGATCCCGCCGAAGTGACCGACGACTCCAGCGACAGCAAGGGCAATCCTTCTTCGGCAGGAACATCGACCAAGTCCAGCAACTCTAGTTCTTCGAGTGTCACCCCGAGCGATGTCGAGGGGTCTAGCAAAACCGCCTGGGATTACTTGAATCCGGACATTAATTATGGCGAGTTTACCGATGAACGCGATGGACAAGTCTATAAGACGGTTAAAATCGGAGATCAGATATGGATGGCCCAGAACTTGAATTATGCTTACACTGGTGTGAAGTTCAGATCAAAAGAAAATACCTCTGATTCCACCAGCTGGTGCTACGAGAACAAGGTTTCCAACTGCGACAAGTACGGTCGACTTTACACTTGGAGTGCCGTGATGGATAGTGCAGCCCAGTTCATCGAAAATGCAAGAACCACGTGCGGCTATTCCAATCTCACGGAAGGCTCCCTTGGTTCGAGATGTAACCCAAACAGTCCACACCGTGGCATTTGCCCAGAGGGCTGGCATGTACCGACGGAACAGGAGTTCAGCACCCTGCACACCTACATCGGTGGTTCCAACACTGGCGGCCTGTTGTTGAAATCCACCAGCGGATGGTACAGTGGTGGCAACGGAACCGACAAGTACGGGTTCTCTGAGCTCTCCGCCGGTTTCAGATACCACAATGGCTATTTCTACGATGAGGGCTTCAACGCCTCTTTGTGGACGGCCACTAATTTCGGTAGCGGCGAAGCGATGTGCCAAGGCGTCAACTGGGCTCTCGAAGGCCTCGGCGTGGGCTACGGAGCGAACAACAAGAGAGAAGGGTACTCCGTCCGTTGCGTCAAGGATTCTGAATAA
- a CDS encoding fibrobacter succinogenes major paralogous domain-containing protein yields MKKSFQRVIATLNLFQGKQSLIIFLLAAIFALSACDDSSSAGDDDNNVILSGDSREESSDSRSNDKDEAISSSGKVTDKDSDAKSSDSKSNDPAEVTDDSSDSKGNPSSAGTSTKSSNSNTSGNDVKSSSSAGKEVSSSSEEMKTAWDYLNPDIDYGEFTDERDGQVYKTVKIGDQVWMAQNLNYAYIDVPYNFSYYNNVYISDSTSWCYDNDPANCAKYGRLYTWAAAIDSVKLATDAVNPQDCGYGSMCSALNGIVKGICPSGWHLPQKSEWDTLFTAVSDGSTAVGNKFKSRSGWLSDGNGDDDFGFSALPAGLYGRGSFVSVGKTACFWSSVMFDDTVYGVRLYPNNVVGWDEAGNYMYMGFSVRCVKDSD; encoded by the coding sequence ATGAAGAAGTCTTTCCAGCGTGTCATTGCGACCCTGAACTTGTTTCAGGGGAAGCAATCTCTAATCATCTTCTTGTTGGCGGCAATCTTTGCCCTTTCCGCCTGTGACGATTCTTCGTCGGCGGGTGACGATGACAATAACGTCATTCTGAGCGGCGATAGCCGCGAAGAATCCAGTGATTCTCGTTCCAACGATAAGGACGAAGCAATCTCCAGCAGCGGCAAGGTCACTGATAAGGATAGCGACGCCAAGTCCAGCGATAGCAAGTCCAACGATCCCGCCGAAGTGACCGACGACTCCAGCGACAGCAAGGGCAATCCTTCTTCGGCAGGAACATCGACCAAGTCCAGCAATTCGAATACATCTGGAAATGACGTAAAGTCAAGCAGCTCTGCGGGCAAGGAGGTGTCTTCGTCTAGCGAAGAAATGAAAACCGCCTGGGATTACTTGAATCCGGACATCGATTATGGAGAGTTTACCGATGAACGTGATGGACAAGTCTATAAGACGGTTAAAATCGGAGATCAGGTTTGGATGGCACAGAACCTGAATTATGCCTACATCGATGTTCCCTATAACTTTTCCTATTACAATAATGTTTACATCTCCGATTCTACTAGCTGGTGCTACGACAACGACCCTGCCAACTGTGCCAAGTACGGCCGTCTATATACTTGGGCGGCGGCCATCGACTCGGTGAAACTCGCGACCGATGCGGTCAATCCGCAAGATTGTGGTTATGGCAGTATGTGTTCTGCCCTGAATGGTATTGTCAAAGGAATTTGTCCTAGCGGCTGGCACTTGCCGCAAAAAAGCGAATGGGATACTCTGTTCACGGCGGTGAGCGATGGTTCCACGGCGGTAGGGAATAAGTTTAAGTCCCGGAGCGGGTGGCTTAGCGACGGTAACGGTGATGATGACTTCGGTTTTTCCGCGTTGCCGGCAGGTCTTTATGGCAGAGGCTCCTTCGTGAGTGTTGGCAAGACGGCGTGCTTCTGGAGTTCTGTCATGTTCGATGATACTGTGTATGGCGTGCGCTTGTACCCCAATAACGTTGTGGGCTGGGACGAAGCAGGCAATTACATGTACATGGGCTTTTCTGTCCGTTGCGTTAAGGACTCTGACTAA
- a CDS encoding ATP-binding protein — translation MSEKLIVGRKREISLLNRFIDSDEAEFVAVYGRRRVGKTYLVKSLFQKNFSFYMTGLANSDLKKQLQNFTDAFSQYFSKKATVKNWFDAFNLLRDELSKLHKTKKIIFIDELPWFDTARSDFVSALEHFWNSWASDDPTIKLIVCGSATSWMMNKLINNKGGLHNRVTHQIKLSPFTLGECEEFLKAKNFTMDRFEIAQFYMVFGGIPYYLKLLDKGESLAQNVDRLLFGEDGELRNEFHNLYHALFRNSEKYIAIVEVLAQKKKGITRNTLIKELSVESSGGVSKALDDLENCGFIRRYSPFGKKTKDELIQLVDFYTLFYFKFLAKRAKGRRNQWLQIQGKPEYNSWCGYAFEMLCLQHYPQILNALGISGIESAPCSWIYTGKDGAQFDLLIDRIDNVINICEMKFSTSPYEVTQHYLTELLEKVKLFKESSKTRKSPMLTFVTSLGLKPNSCARQIPKSITLDVLYNSPNLP, via the coding sequence ATGTCCGAAAAACTGATTGTTGGCAGAAAACGCGAAATATCCCTGTTGAACAGGTTCATCGATAGTGACGAAGCTGAATTTGTCGCTGTCTATGGTCGTAGGCGAGTCGGCAAGACTTATCTCGTGAAGAGCCTTTTCCAAAAAAACTTTTCTTTTTACATGACGGGGTTGGCCAATTCCGATCTCAAAAAGCAATTGCAGAATTTTACGGATGCCTTTTCGCAATATTTTTCAAAGAAGGCAACCGTCAAAAATTGGTTTGACGCGTTCAATCTCTTGCGCGACGAACTATCGAAATTGCATAAAACCAAGAAAATCATTTTCATCGATGAATTGCCGTGGTTTGATACCGCACGGTCTGACTTTGTAAGCGCCCTGGAACATTTCTGGAATTCGTGGGCCTCCGATGACCCGACCATAAAGTTGATTGTCTGTGGTTCTGCCACGTCGTGGATGATGAACAAGCTCATCAACAACAAGGGTGGTCTGCATAACCGCGTAACGCACCAGATAAAACTTTCTCCGTTCACCCTTGGCGAATGCGAAGAATTTTTGAAGGCAAAAAATTTCACCATGGACCGTTTTGAAATCGCACAGTTCTACATGGTTTTTGGGGGGATTCCGTATTACTTGAAACTCCTGGACAAAGGCGAAAGCCTTGCACAGAATGTGGACAGACTTTTGTTCGGCGAAGATGGCGAACTCCGCAACGAATTTCACAACTTGTATCACGCGTTGTTCCGCAATTCCGAAAAATACATTGCCATCGTAGAAGTTCTTGCTCAAAAGAAAAAGGGGATAACCAGGAACACGTTAATCAAGGAACTTTCAGTCGAAAGTAGCGGGGGCGTGTCCAAGGCCTTGGACGATCTTGAAAATTGCGGATTCATTAGGCGTTATAGTCCCTTTGGCAAGAAGACCAAAGACGAACTGATTCAACTCGTCGATTTCTACACGCTTTTCTATTTCAAGTTCCTCGCGAAACGGGCGAAGGGTCGCCGCAACCAATGGCTGCAAATCCAGGGTAAGCCTGAATACAACAGTTGGTGCGGCTACGCATTCGAAATGCTGTGCCTTCAGCATTATCCGCAAATCCTGAACGCACTCGGAATCTCTGGAATAGAAAGTGCCCCTTGTAGCTGGATATATACGGGGAAAGACGGCGCACAATTCGACCTTCTGATCGACCGCATCGACAACGTCATCAACATCTGTGAAATGAAGTTTTCGACCAGCCCCTACGAAGTCACGCAGCATTACTTGACGGAACTCCTTGAAAAAGTCAAGCTGTTCAAGGAATCCTCTAAGACCCGCAAGTCACCGATGCTTACCTTCGTGACATCGCTCGGTCTAAAACCCAATTCCTGCGCCAGGCAGATTCCAAAATCAATTACTTTGGACGTCTTGTATAATTCGCCAAATCTACCATAA
- a CDS encoding fibrobacter succinogenes major paralogous domain-containing protein — translation MKNTFAKKFTVCALAGVLGFALSACDDSSSAGGDNGSGGNRGGIPDTVETFMELSDYDCGKSQKCVATYLTEYHDMAVCDGNNGWVIGTLIEKMDCDFSSSSAKSSDSKSNDPAEVTDKSSDSKSNDPAEVTDDSSDSKDNPSSAGTSTKSSNSNTSGNDVKSSSSAGKEVSSSSEEMKTAWDYLNPDINYGEFTDERDGQVYKTVKIGDQIWMAQNLNYDPGDVSSLGRYAWSGCYGDGALDEISKRILTEEEFAANCSRYGRLYTWEVAMNKVNCGYHYNCDIGNEGTQGVCPKGWHLPTKEEWKKLVEPIASGVEDLTTYWSYLGASVELKTADGWKEYSTSTSGTNASGFSALPAGFMYIGEFFRSKGVGTFFWSSSVYGSDKSYCLRLQHDDDSALLWGEWKKNGFSVRCVKDSD, via the coding sequence ATGAAAAACACATTCGCGAAAAAGTTTACGGTCTGCGCCCTTGCGGGGGTGCTCGGTTTCGCCCTTTCCGCCTGCGACGATTCTTCGTCAGCGGGGGGTGATAATGGTAGTGGCGGGAACCGTGGTGGAATTCCCGACACCGTCGAGACATTCATGGAACTGTCGGATTACGACTGCGGCAAGAGTCAGAAGTGCGTTGCCACCTATCTGACGGAATACCATGACATGGCTGTGTGTGATGGTAACAACGGCTGGGTCATCGGGACTCTCATCGAGAAGATGGACTGCGATTTCTCTTCATCGAGTGCCAAGTCCAGCGATAGCAAGTCCAACGATCCCGCCGAAGTGACCGACAAGTCCAGCGACAGCAAGTCCAACGATCCCGCCGAAGTGACCGACGACTCCAGCGACAGCAAGGACAATCCTTCTTCGGCAGGAACATCGACCAAGTCCAGCAATTCGAATACATCTGGAAATGACGTAAAGTCAAGCAGCTCTGCGGGCAAGGAGGTGTCTTCGTCTAGCGAAGAAATGAAAACCGCCTGGGATTACTTGAATCCGGACATTAATTATGGCGAGTTTACCGATGAACGCGATGGACAAGTCTATAAGACGGTTAAAATCGGAGATCAGATATGGATGGCCCAGAACTTGAATTACGATCCGGGCGATGTGTCCAGCTTGGGTAGGTATGCATGGAGCGGCTGCTATGGTGACGGTGCCCTTGATGAAATCAGTAAAAGAATTTTGACGGAAGAAGAGTTTGCTGCGAACTGCTCCAGGTACGGTCGCCTGTACACCTGGGAAGTTGCAATGAATAAGGTCAATTGTGGCTATCACTACAATTGCGACATTGGCAACGAAGGTACGCAGGGCGTTTGTCCCAAAGGCTGGCATTTGCCTACAAAGGAAGAGTGGAAGAAACTGGTAGAACCAATAGCGAGCGGCGTTGAAGACCTAACTACTTACTGGAGTTACCTTGGTGCTAGTGTAGAGTTGAAGACTGCGGACGGGTGGAAGGAATATTCGACTTCTACGTCGGGAACGAATGCCTCTGGTTTCTCAGCCCTCCCTGCAGGCTTTATGTACATCGGAGAATTTTTTAGGTCAAAGGGCGTTGGTACGTTCTTCTGGTCTTCTAGTGTGTACGGTAGCGACAAATCCTACTGTTTGAGATTGCAACACGACGACGATTCCGCCCTTTTGTGGGGCGAGTGGAAGAAAAACGGCTTCTCCGTCCGTTGCGTCAAGGACTCAGACTAA
- a CDS encoding fibrobacter succinogenes major paralogous domain-containing protein encodes MKKFILLLAFFVLSACDDSSSASGDNGSGGNRGGIPDTVETFMELSDYDCGKSQKCVATYLTEYHDMAVCDGNNGWVIGTLIEKMDCDFSSSSVNSSDSKDSPSSAGTSTKSSNSNSSGNGTKSSNSSASKVESSFSKGEVPKSYAEAKVMPSGTYDCTKYKCVTTEYLNQEFLETGKYGEILDERDGQVYKTAQIGEQIWMAQNLNYADSIKTPSLLERNWCYEYNEEKCAYGGRLYTWAAAIDSIALYDSGNGVDCGRKKTCSLPSKVQGLCPMGWHLPDTTEWNVLIDEVGETDDAGKALKSQTGWTNNRNGTDAYGFAALPVGSRPTDGFVNAGDYTDFWSSSEIDGYYVYGVDMYYGRPSALMVNRSKVIAVSVRCLKDSD; translated from the coding sequence ATGAAAAAATTTATTTTACTGTTGGCATTCTTCGTCCTTTCCGCCTGTGATGACTCGTCGTCGGCAAGTGGTGATAATGGTAGTGGCGGAAACCGTGGTGGAATTCCTGACACCGTCGAGACATTCATGGAACTGTCGGACTATGACTGCGGCAAGAGTCAGAAGTGCGTTGCCACCTACCTGACGGAATACCATGACATGGCTGTGTGCGATGGTAACAACGGCTGGGTCATCGGGACTCTCATCGAGAAGATGGACTGCGACTTCTCTTCATCGAGTGTCAACTCCAGCGACAGCAAGGATAGCCCTTCTTCGGCAGGAACATCGACCAAGTCAAGCAACTCCAATTCGTCTGGAAATGGCACAAAGTCAAGCAACAGTTCTGCGAGCAAGGTCGAGTCTTCGTTTAGTAAAGGCGAGGTTCCGAAAAGTTACGCCGAAGCAAAGGTCATGCCGTCTGGAACATACGATTGCACGAAGTATAAGTGTGTTACGACAGAATACCTGAACCAGGAATTCCTTGAAACGGGTAAGTATGGCGAAATTCTCGATGAACGCGATGGTCAGGTTTATAAGACTGCTCAGATTGGCGAGCAGATATGGATGGCACAGAATTTGAACTATGCCGACAGTATTAAAACGCCTAGTTTGTTGGAACGTAATTGGTGCTATGAATACAATGAAGAAAAATGTGCGTATGGCGGTCGGCTTTACACCTGGGCCGCGGCGATTGACTCAATCGCACTTTACGACAGCGGCAATGGAGTGGACTGTGGCAGAAAAAAGACCTGCTCTCTACCTTCAAAAGTTCAGGGCTTATGTCCGATGGGGTGGCATCTGCCTGATACAACCGAATGGAATGTTTTGATTGATGAAGTTGGCGAAACAGATGATGCGGGTAAGGCTCTCAAATCTCAGACGGGATGGACTAATAATCGTAACGGTACGGACGCATACGGTTTTGCGGCGTTGCCTGTGGGCTCGAGACCAACCGATGGTTTTGTCAATGCTGGCGATTATACAGACTTTTGGAGTTCTTCCGAAATTGATGGCTATTATGTATATGGCGTGGATATGTATTATGGACGTCCGAGTGCACTCATGGTTAATCGCAGTAAGGTCATTGCAGTGAGCGTCCGTTGTCTCAAGGATTCTGACTAA
- a CDS encoding FISUMP domain-containing protein yields the protein MKNTFAKMFTVCALAGVLGVALSACGSDSSSSPYETSAKDANEPFSGDVSGYAQVGPFAKGSDIVIQGLDSTFIMVFEEFTGEVADNDGAYSIKEVSSETNYGYAKVTGKFYNIVTGSISSSESSLKGVINLKQKNSANINVATSLVYSRIEELVDYGASIYDAKKQAEQELFKTFGFEGNFDELNKLNVYSDTDGGAALLAMTILMLNESETGFDYRLQMFALDFKKDGEWNDLDNRADAADFAVDLDFVQVRKNIQESGGVEKIPDFESYINSFVAAEYKLGECSDNFDKKIVAARNTYSKNDGVYFICDNGMWRKATALEQNTHGLKCDADGSVLAGAVDTSSFYVCESGAFREASSSEIELKKGCGSYNEGESVTQSVSKFWVLLYTCTEKEWMADGVKQNMDAYEILTDSRDGKKYPITTIGDQTWMAKNLEYGCTSNGTYGCYYSWLSAVVDSTDLGEPVRGKCPDGWHIPSLAEFEKLFETTGVDASHSSMLFAPPAWDTEGSFVMGYFQSSGKTDIEVMQVNGFKDEYGFALLPGGTSSFTTGVNSGAEAVLLTSSRDDAGISINMRFDLALKKGTSTMDSYSNAVAMQQSSYNLRCLKD from the coding sequence ATGAAAAACACATTCGCGAAAATGTTTACGGTCTGCGCCCTTGCGGGGGTGCTCGGTGTCGCCCTTTCCGCCTGCGGAAGCGATTCCTCTAGTTCTCCCTACGAAACATCTGCCAAGGATGCCAACGAACCCTTTTCTGGAGATGTTTCGGGATATGCACAAGTGGGGCCCTTTGCCAAAGGAAGCGACATTGTCATTCAAGGGTTAGATTCAACCTTCATTATGGTCTTTGAGGAATTCACCGGTGAGGTTGCCGACAATGATGGGGCATATTCCATAAAGGAAGTCTCCTCGGAAACCAACTATGGTTATGCAAAGGTAACTGGTAAATTTTACAATATCGTTACAGGCTCCATTTCTTCATCGGAATCATCGCTAAAGGGCGTCATAAACCTAAAGCAAAAAAACAGTGCGAATATCAATGTTGCAACATCCTTGGTTTATAGCCGTATCGAAGAGTTGGTGGATTATGGAGCGTCTATCTATGATGCCAAAAAGCAGGCCGAACAGGAACTTTTCAAGACCTTTGGCTTTGAAGGAAACTTTGACGAATTGAACAAACTGAACGTTTACTCCGATACCGATGGGGGAGCGGCACTGCTGGCTATGACGATCCTTATGCTGAATGAATCGGAAACTGGTTTTGATTATCGCCTACAGATGTTCGCTCTTGACTTTAAAAAGGACGGAGAATGGAACGATTTGGATAATCGTGCGGATGCGGCAGACTTTGCAGTGGACCTGGATTTCGTACAAGTGCGAAAGAATATCCAGGAAAGTGGTGGCGTTGAAAAAATCCCAGACTTTGAATCCTACATAAACTCCTTTGTTGCCGCAGAGTACAAACTGGGCGAGTGTTCTGACAACTTCGATAAGAAGATTGTTGCTGCCCGAAATACTTACAGTAAAAATGATGGGGTCTACTTTATTTGCGATAATGGAATGTGGCGAAAGGCGACAGCCTTGGAGCAGAACACCCATGGCCTCAAGTGCGACGCTGACGGAAGTGTTTTAGCGGGTGCTGTCGATACGAGTTCTTTTTATGTATGCGAATCCGGAGCATTTAGGGAAGCCTCCTCATCTGAAATAGAACTTAAAAAGGGGTGTGGTTCATATAATGAAGGGGAGTCCGTAACACAATCCGTCAGTAAGTTTTGGGTATTGTTGTATACATGCACGGAAAAGGAATGGATGGCCGACGGGGTAAAGCAAAATATGGATGCCTATGAAATCTTGACAGACTCAAGGGACGGGAAAAAATATCCGATTACAACCATAGGCGACCAGACATGGATGGCAAAAAATCTGGAATATGGTTGTACATCGAATGGTACGTATGGTTGCTACTATTCCTGGTTAAGTGCGGTTGTTGATTCTACAGATTTAGGCGAACCTGTCCGCGGAAAATGTCCAGATGGATGGCATATCCCAAGCCTTGCTGAATTCGAAAAACTATTTGAAACGACCGGTGTGGATGCGTCGCATTCAAGCATGTTGTTTGCACCGCCAGCATGGGATACGGAAGGATCGTTTGTCATGGGTTATTTTCAATCGAGCGGCAAGACGGATATCGAAGTAATGCAGGTCAATGGCTTTAAGGATGAATATGGATTTGCTCTTTTGCCGGGTGGAACCAGTTCTTTCACTACTGGGGTTAATAGTGGAGCCGAGGCTGTTCTTCTGACATCTTCAAGGGATGATGCAGGAATCAGTATAAATATGAGATTCGACTTGGCTTTGAAAAAAGGCACTTCTACAATGGATTCATATTCTAATGCGGTTGCTATGCAACAGAGTTCGTATAATCTCCGCTGCTTGAAAGATTGA